GGCGATGCTGAACGATCGAACGCTACGCCGCAGCGGCGGGCGTAGCCTGGGTGAAGGCATCAATGATGCGGCGGATGGGCGCTGTCTTGAGCTTCAGCGCAGCCTGGTTCACCACCAGTTGCGAGCTGATGTCCATGATGTGCTCCACCTCGACCAGGTCATTGGCCTTCAGCGTCTTGCCGGTGCTGACCAAGTCGACGATGGCGTCGGCCATGCCGGTCAGCGGGGCCAGTTCCATGCTGCCGTACAGCTTGATCAGGTCGACGTGCACGCCTTTTTCGGCAAAGAACTGCCGCGCGATGTGCGTGTACTTGGTGGCCACGGTGATGCGGCTGCCCTGGCGGATGGCGCGCGCATAGTCGAAACCCGTGGGCGCCGCCACGGCCATGTGGCACTTGGCGATCTGCAGGTCCAGCGGCTGGTACAGGCCTGCGCCGCCGTGCTCCAGCAGCACGTCCTTGCCGGTCACGCCGATGTCTGCGCCGCCGTACTCCACGTAGGTGGGCACGTCGGTCGCACGCACCAGCACCACGCGCACGTGGGGCTGGTTGGTCGGCAGGATCAGCTTGCGCGACTTTTCGGGGTCTTCCAGCACTTCGATGCCTGCGGCGGCCAGCAGCGGCAGGGTTTCGTCGAAGATGCGGCCTTTGGAGAGCGCCAGTGTGATCACGACAGCGTCTCCGGTGCAATCGGGGTGCTCATGAAACCCTTTCGATGTCCGCGCCCATGCCGCGCAGCTTTTCTTCCATCTGGTCGTAGCCACGGTCCAGGTGGTAGATGCGGTCGACCAGGGTTTCACCCTCGGCCACCAGGCCGGCAATGACCAGGCCGGCCGAGGCGCGCAGGTCGGTCGCCATCACGGTGGCGCCCGACAGCTGTGCGCCGCCGTCGATCATGGCGGCGCGCCCGTCCACGTGAATTTGCGCGCCCAGGCGCACCAGTTCGTTCACGTGCATGAAGCGGTTCTCAAAAATCGTCTCGGTCACCCTGCTGGCGCCGCCGGCCACGCAATTCAGCGCCATGAACTGCGCCTGCATGTCGGTAGGAAAGCCAGGGTACTCGATGGTGCGAAAGCTCTGCGCTTTCAGCGCCTTGGCGCCCGCGCTGCGGATGTGGATGGCGTGCGACCGGGGGCCGCTCTCGCAGTCGGGGCCGCCCATGGCCGTCACCTCGGCGCCCGCTTCGCGCAGCTTTTCGATCACTGAATCAAGGTGGTGCGCGCAGGCGTGCTGCAAAGTCGCTTCGCCGCCCGTGGCGGCCACGGCACACAGGAAGGTGCCTGCCTCGATGCGATCGGCCACCACTTCGTGCGTGCAGCCGTGCAGGCGCTCTACGCCCTGGATGCGGATGCGGCTGGTGCCGTGCCCTTCGATCTGCGCGCCCATCTTGATCAGCATCTCGGCCAGATCAGTGATCTCGGGCTCTTGCGCGGCGTTTTCGAGGATGGTCTCGCCCTCGGCCAGGCAGGCGGCCATGAGGAAGTTCTCGGTGCCGGTCACGGTCACCATGTCGGTCGTGATGCGCGCGCCCTTCAGCCGCGTTTGCCCGTCGGGCAGGCTGGCGACCATGTAGCCGTGCTCCACCACGATGTCGGCACCCATAGCCTGCAGGCCCTTGATGTGCTGATCCACCGGGCGCGAACCGATGGCGCAGCCGCCGGGCAGCGACACGCGCGCGCGGCCAAAGCGCGCCAGCAGCGGGCCCAGCGCCAGCACCGACGCGCGCATGGTCTTGACCAGCTCGTAGGGCGCCTCGGGTGTGATGGGGTCGGCTGCGTGAAAGCTCATGCCGCCGCGCTCGCCGTGGGTCTCAGTCTGAACGCCCATGTTGTCCAGCAGCTTGCGCATGGTGCGCACGTCGTGCAGGCGCGGCACGTTGGTCAGCATGACCAACTCGTCGGTGAGCAGCGTGGCACACATCTCGGGCAATGCGGCGTTCTTGGCGCCCGAAATCAGCACTTCACCGTTCAGGGGGCGGCCGCCGCGGATGAGGAGTTTGTCCATGGTGTGGGGACGTTTTCTAAGTCAAACAAGCCGCTGGCGCAGGTGGCACCAGCGCCAGCAGCTATTGTATTGATAGTATTCAGCCAGCGCCGCGGGCGGACCATTCGGCCGGGGTGAAGGTTTTCATCGACAGCGCGTGCACTTCGTCGGTCTTCATGCGTTCGCCCAGCGTGGCGTACACGCGCTGGTGGCGCGCGATGGGGCGCATGCCAGCGAATTCTGCGGAAACGATGGTCGCGAACCAGTGACGGCCGTCGCCCTCCAGGTCGATATGGTCGCAGGCCAGGCCTGCGGCGATGAGGGATTTGAGCTGGTCGGCGGTCATGTCGGCGGCGCGGTGGGTGAAAGCGGGGTTCAGTTGCGCAGCTTGTAGCCGGTGCGCAGCAGGTGCAGCGTGAGGGCAGACACCGCCAGGAAGGCGCCGCCCGCAATCGCCAGGCTGAGCCAGGGCGACACGTCGCTGACGCCAAAGAACCCATAGCGGAACCCGTCGATCATGTAGAAGAACGGGTTGAGGTGGCTGAGCGTCTGCCACACAGTGGGCAGCGAATGGATTGAATAGAACACGCCCGCCAGAAAGGTCATGGGCATGACGATGAAGTTCTGGAACACCGCCATCTGGTCAAACTTGTCGGCCCACAGCCCGGCCAGCAGACCCAGCACGCCCATCAGGCCGGAGCCCAGCAGCGCGAAGGCGAATATCCACAGCGGCGCGACGGCCTGCGGCGGCGCATAGAACAGCGTGATCACGTACACGCCCAGGCCCACCAGCAGGCCACGGATGATGGCCGCTCCCACGTAGGCCACGAACCAGTTCCACGCCGTCAGCGGCGCCAGCAGCGTGAAGACCAGGTTGCCCATGATCTTGCTTTGCACCAGGCTCGACGCGCTGTTGGCAAACGCGTTCTGCAGCATGCTCATCATCACCAGGCCAGGCACCAGAAAAGCCACGTAGCTGACACCGGGGTACACCTCCACCCGACCCTGCAGCACGTGGCCGAAGATCATCAGGTAGAGCACCGCCGTCAGCACCGGCGCGGCGATGGTCTGGAAGGCCACGCGCCAAAAGCGCAGCACTTCCTTTTTCAGCAGCATCTTCCAGCCATCGTTGGCGGCCGGCAGCGCGCGCAGGTGGGGCGCAGCGGGGTGGCGGGGCGTGGGGGTGGGCGGCGTGGGCGCCATGGCCTGCGGCTCTCTCATGGCGCGGCCTCCAGCGCGGGCGGCGCTTTTTGCGCGGGGGCGCTGCCGTTCATCAACGCGATGAACACGTCTTCCAGATCGGCCTTGCGGATCTCGACGTCTTCCACCCGCACGCCGGCTTCGCGCAGTGCGGCCAGGTGGCGCTCGATTTCAGCCGTGTCGTTGGCGGGCAGCTGAACGATGCGCCCCGTCACGCGCGCCAGCGCGGCCAGCGCCGGGGGCAGCTCGTCGTCGGTCTTGAAATGCAGGATGTTGGAAGTCGCGTTGCTCAGCAGGGTGCTGGTGCGCTCCAGCGCAATCACCTTGCCTTGCTTGAGCATGGCCAGGCGTGAACAGAGCGCCTCGGCCTCTTCAAGGTAGTGGGTGGTCAGCAATACGGTGTGGCCCTTGCGGTTCAAATCGCCCACGAAATGCCACAGCGTCTGGCGCAGTTCTACGTCCACGCCGGCGGTCGGCTCGTCCAGCACGATCACCGGGGGGCGGTGCACCAGCGCTTGCGCCACCAGCACGCGCCGTTTCATGCCGCCCGACAGCTGGCGCATATTGGCCTTGGCCTTGTCGGCCAGGCCCAGGCCGTCCAGTAGCTCGTCGATCCAGGCGCCGTTGTCGTACAGGCCGAAGTAGCCCGACTGAAAAACCAGAGCTTCGCGCACCGTGAAAAACGGGTCGAACACCAACTCTTGCGGGACAACGCCCAAATGCCTGCGCGCCTCGATGAACTCGGCCTGCACGTCGTGGCCATGCACTTTCACGCTGCCGGAGGTGGTGCGCGCCAGCCCCGCCAGGATCGAAATCAACGTGGTCTTGCCCGCGCCGTTGGGCCCCAGCAGGCCAAAGAACTCGCCTTCTTCGATATCGAAGCTGACGTGGTCGAGCGCCTGAAGTGGGCGAGCGCCGGGGCGCCCGGAGGCCGGGTAGACCTTGGAGACGGACTGAAAAGATACGGCAGGCATAGGCAACCCGCCATTCTACGATTTCAAGCGATTTTGGCCCGGCCGCCTGCCAGATGCCCTTGGCCAGGGCGCACCATCAGGCGGCGACAGGGCTGGCGGGCTCGGGCAGTTCGTTCAGCAACTCGCGCACGCCGTAGACCTGCGCCAGCTCCTTGAGACGCGCCGGCAAGCCGCGCACCGCAAACGGCTTGCCGTCGTGCAAGGCATCGCGGCGGCATTCCAGCAAGACAGCCAGAGCGGAGGAATCGAAGCGCGTCAGCGCGCTGGCATCGACCAGAACCTGCTCGGCGCGCGCCGCGCGCACGGCCTCGCGCAGCATGCCCAGGCAGGTATTGGCCTGGCTGTGCGTCAACTCCGCAGGAAGCACGAGCATGGCCACGGGAAAGCTCCTGAACAGAACGCGCGGCCTCAGCCGCCGTTGCCCTTGGCGGCGTTCGCCTGGTTGCGCTCGGACAGCGACTTGATCAGCGCGTCCACGCCGCCTGCATTCAGCTGCTGCGCAAACTGCGGGCGGTAGTTGTCGACCAGCCAGACGCCCAGCACATTCAGGTCGTAGATCTTCCAGCCGCTGCCCTGCCCGGGCGTTTGCTCCATGCGGTAGTCCAGTTGCACCGGGTCGCCCTTGCCCTTGACCAGCGTGCGAACCACCACTTCCTTGTCGCCCGGCGCCGAACGCATGGGTTTGACCTCAACGGTTTGATCGCTGACCTGCTTGAGCGCACCGGCGTACGTGCGCACCAGCAGGCTCTTGAACTCAGTTTGCAGCCGCTGGCGCTGGTCGGGCGTGGCCTTGCGCCACATGGGGCCGGTGGCCGACGCAGTCATGCGGGTGAAGTTGACGTTCGGCATCACCTTGCTGTCGACCACCGCCATCACGCGGTTCACGTCGCCGCTTTGCAGCGTCTTGTCGTTGCGGATGGTGGCCAGCACGTCGTCCGACAGGCGCTGGATCATGGCGTCGGGTGCCTCGTCGGCCGCGAACGCCCAAGGCGCGGCGCCGGCCATGCACGCAGCCGTGGCGGCCAGGGCGAGCGTCTTCACGACAGTGCGGCGATAACTTGCGATCATGGTGAATTCCTATAGTGCCGGGCGCACTGCGCCCTCCCGTGCATCAGACCACCCCATGGGCGAGGGGTTCCATTGGCCTGTTACAGATTGTCCGGATGGAGAGATTGAGCGCGACCTCAGTGAATGGGCTCCGCTGGCGCTGGCGCGACGGCGGTGACCATCGGCGCCGTGGCTTCCGCAGCACTGGGCGCGGCCACCGTCGTGCCTGCATCTTGAGCGGCGGTCGCAACGGGCTCGCCCACCGCCGCCTCAGCGACTGGCGTCTGCGACGGCGCTTCGGAGGTCGGCGCTGGTTGAACGCGGCGCGGGCTGCGGCGGTTTGGCCGCTTGGCGGGCGCGGCACCCGGCGTGGCGCCAGCCGGCGGCTGCGCGGCGGGATCGGCCTCGTCCAGGTCGTAGCGCTCTTCGTCCACGGGCGGGTTGCCGTCGTAGACGTCGTTCAGGCGCTTTTGCAGGTAGGCATCGCGCGTGAAGGTGTACGGGTCCAGCGCCGCGGCGTCGAGCAGGTCGATGGCATTCAGCACCGTGGCGCGGGTGTTGACCACTTGCAGTGCCGCCAGCGAATTGCGCCAGGCCACGTCGTGCATCTGGCCCAGGGGATTGCCATAGATGTCGACCGGCAGCGCCGCGGTGTCGCGCACGGTGGAAGGGCCGAGCAGCGGGATGACGAAGTAGGGCCCGGGAGGCACGCCCCAGCGGCCCAGCGTCTGGCCGAAGTCTTCGCGGCGGCGCTCCAGGCGCATTTCCGTGGCGGGGTCCAGCACGCCGCCCAGCCCGACGGTGGAGTTGATCACCACGCGCCAGAACGAATGCAACGAACCCTCGGGCTTGCCCTGAAGCACGTTGTTCACGAAAGACCAGGCGTCACTCAGGTTGCCGAAGAAGTTGCTGACGCCGGTGCGCACGGGCTGTGGCAGCACGTCGCGGTACGCCGTGGCCACGGGCTTGAGCACCGCGTCGTCCACCGCGTCGTTGAATTTGGTCATCGACCGGTTGTAGGGCTCCCACGGATCGCGGGGGTCGCGCTGCTCGCCGGGCACCGTGGCGCAGCCCGCCGCCAGCGCCATCATGGCCGCGGCAGCCGCCAGCCGCAAGGGCCTGCACGTAAGCGCTGTTCGCTCAGTCATCAGATACTCTGTTGTGTCGAACCGCCACGGCCTGCTGCCAACGCGGGGCAGATCACGCGCTTGGCCGGCGGCCGTTCCTGTGGGGCGATTCTTGTTATTTGTCGGCGCTGGCGCCTTTGCCACCAGCGGGCGAATTGCCGGCCGCGCTGTTGTAGAGAAACTGGCTGATCAGGTTTTCCAGCACCACGGCAGACTGGGTTTGGGTGACATTATCACCGCTGGCCAGATTTTTATCGTCGGCGCCGGGCTCTACGCCGATGTACTGCTCGCCCAGCAGGCCGCTGGTCAGGATCTTGAGCGAGCTGTCCTTGGGAAAGTGGTAGCGGCTGTCCAGATCGAGCGAGACGCGCGCCTGATACCGCTGATCGTCAAAGCCGATGCCGGCAACGCGGCCCACCACCACGCCCGCGCTGCGCACTGCGGCCTTCGGTTTCAGCCCGCCGATGTTGTCGAAATTGGCCGTTACGCGGTAGGTGGGCTGAAAGCTCAGCGACAGCAGGTTCGCTGATTGAAGCGCCAAAAACACCAGCGCGCCCAGCCCGATCAGCACGAACAGGCCTACCCAAAGATCGTTTTTCGAGCGTCCCACAGTGCGCGCCCCTTCCCGTCAAAAACTGAACATCATGGCCGTGAGCAGGAAATCCAGCCCCAGCACCATCAGCGAAGCCATCACCACGGTGCGCGTGGTGGCGCGCGCCACCCCGTCGGCCGTGGGTTTGGCCACATAACCTTGCAGCAGGGCGACAAAGGTCACCGTCACCCCGAACACCACACTTTTGAGCACGCCGTTGCCCAGGTCGGCCCAGACATCGACGCCGCCCTGCATCTGGCTCCAGAAGGCGCCCGGATCTACGCCGATCATCAGCACGCTGACGACCCAGCCACCCAAAATGCCCACGGCGTTAAAGACCGCCGTCAGCAGCGGCACCACGATGGCGCCCCCCCAGAAACGCGGCGCGATGATGCGCTGAATCGGGTCGACCGCCATCATCTCCATGGCGGACAGCTGCTCACCCGCCTTCATCAGCCCGATTTCCGCCGTGAGCGACGTGCCAGCGCGCCCCGCAAACAGCAGCGCCGTCACAACCGGGCCCAATTCGCGCAGCAACGAAAGCGCCACCATCAGCCCCACGGCCTCCGCCGAGCCGTAGCGCTGCAAGATGTTGTAGCCCTGCAGCGCCAGCACAAAGCCCACGAACAGGCCAGACACGCCGATGATGGCCAGCGAGTAGTTGCCCAGGAAATGGATTTGCTCGCGCACCAGCGAAAAGCGCCGCATCGTCGGACCGAACAGCGCCACCAGCCGCGCCAGAAAGCGCGCCGCATAGCCCATGTCGGCCAGGCCGCTGCGCACGGCAAAACCCAAATCGGACGGGCGCCACCAGCTCATCGCGCCTGCTCCACGCCAAAATCCTGCTCGACCGTGGGCCCCGGATAGTGAAAGCGCACCGGGCCATCCGTGTCTTCGCCAATGAACTGCCGCACCAGCGGGTTGGTGCTGGCGCGCACTTCATCGGGCGTACCCTGCGCGGCCACTTGCCCATCGGCCAGGATGATGACCTTGTCGGCGATGCGGAAGGTTTCGGCCACGTCGTGCGACACCACGATGCTGGTGATGCCCAGCGCATCGTTGAGCTGGCGGATCAGCCGCGCTGATGTTTCCAGCGAAATCGGATCCAACCCCGCGAAGGGCTCGTCGTACATGACCAGCTCCGGGTCCAACGCGATGGCGCGGGCCAGCGCCACGCGCCGCGCCATGCCGCCCGACACCTGGGAGGGCATCAGGTCGCGCGCGCCGCGCAGGCCCACCGCGTCCAGCTTCATCAACACGATGTCGCGCACCAATGGCTCGGTCAGCGTGGTGTGCTCGCGCAGCGGAAAGGCCACGTTGTCGAACACCGAAAGGTCGGTGAACAGCGCACCAAACTGGAACAGCATGCCCATGCGGCGGCGCGCGGCGTACAGGCGCGCCTCGTCCATGGCGCCTACGTCCTGCCCGTCCACCAGCACCGCGCCGGCGTTGGCGCGCTGCTGGCCGCCGATCAGGCGCAGCACGGTGGTCTTGCCGCCACCCGAGGCGCCCATCAGCACCGTGACCCGGCCGCGCGGCACCGTGAGCGACAAATCGCGCAGCACCGGGCGCTCGTCGTACCCGAAGGTGACGTGGCGCAGCTCTACCAAGGCGGGCGGTGGCGGGGCGGGGGCGGTCATGCTGGACAACAAAAAAGCCGGCGAGTCACCGGCTGCAGAGATGATAGCGATTCCGCGCGTTGCCCGCCGGACAGGCCCCAGCGATGGGCGCAAGACCGGGCGCGGCGCAACGATTCATTCACGGGTCTACTATATTTTTGATAGCCGCCAGCGCTTATCACACAAGCGCTGGCGGCATTTTTTATTCTGAATCTCTGCGTACGTAGGCTTGGCCGGACGGCATGGCCCTGAAACCCCAAGGCCGATGCGCCGCCGCCATACCCCGCTGCCCGGGCCGAACTCAGCGCGGCAGGATGGAGGCGCCCATCAGGAACTCATCCACCGCGCGCGCCGCTTGCCGCCCTTCGCGGATGGCCCACACCACCAGGCTTTGGCCGCGGCGCATGTCGCCAGCGGCAAACACCTTGTTGGCG
This genomic interval from Ottowia oryzae contains the following:
- a CDS encoding ABC transporter ATP-binding protein, whose translation is MTAPAPPPPALVELRHVTFGYDERPVLRDLSLTVPRGRVTVLMGASGGGKTTVLRLIGGQQRANAGAVLVDGQDVGAMDEARLYAARRRMGMLFQFGALFTDLSVFDNVAFPLREHTTLTEPLVRDIVLMKLDAVGLRGARDLMPSQVSGGMARRVALARAIALDPELVMYDEPFAGLDPISLETSARLIRQLNDALGITSIVVSHDVAETFRIADKVIILADGQVAAQGTPDEVRASTNPLVRQFIGEDTDGPVRFHYPGPTVEQDFGVEQAR
- a CDS encoding ABC transporter ATP-binding protein, which produces MPAVSFQSVSKVYPASGRPGARPLQALDHVSFDIEEGEFFGLLGPNGAGKTTLISILAGLARTTSGSVKVHGHDVQAEFIEARRHLGVVPQELVFDPFFTVREALVFQSGYFGLYDNGAWIDELLDGLGLADKAKANMRQLSGGMKRRVLVAQALVHRPPVIVLDEPTAGVDVELRQTLWHFVGDLNRKGHTVLLTTHYLEEAEALCSRLAMLKQGKVIALERTSTLLSNATSNILHFKTDDELPPALAALARVTGRIVQLPANDTAEIERHLAALREAGVRVEDVEIRKADLEDVFIALMNGSAPAQKAPPALEAAP
- the mlaE gene encoding lipid asymmetry maintenance ABC transporter permease subunit MlaE, yielding MSWWRPSDLGFAVRSGLADMGYAARFLARLVALFGPTMRRFSLVREQIHFLGNYSLAIIGVSGLFVGFVLALQGYNILQRYGSAEAVGLMVALSLLRELGPVVTALLFAGRAGTSLTAEIGLMKAGEQLSAMEMMAVDPIQRIIAPRFWGGAIVVPLLTAVFNAVGILGGWVVSVLMIGVDPGAFWSQMQGGVDVWADLGNGVLKSVVFGVTVTFVALLQGYVAKPTADGVARATTRTVVMASLMVLGLDFLLTAMMFSF
- a CDS encoding ABC transporter substrate-binding protein — protein: MIASYRRTVVKTLALAATAACMAGAAPWAFAADEAPDAMIQRLSDDVLATIRNDKTLQSGDVNRVMAVVDSKVMPNVNFTRMTASATGPMWRKATPDQRQRLQTEFKSLLVRTYAGALKQVSDQTVEVKPMRSAPGDKEVVVRTLVKGKGDPVQLDYRMEQTPGQGSGWKIYDLNVLGVWLVDNYRPQFAQQLNAGGVDALIKSLSERNQANAAKGNGG
- a CDS encoding STAS domain-containing protein, with product MLVLPAELTHSQANTCLGMLREAVRAARAEQVLVDASALTRFDSSALAVLLECRRDALHDGKPFAVRGLPARLKELAQVYGVRELLNELPEPASPVAA
- the hisG gene encoding ATP phosphoribosyltransferase; the protein is MITLALSKGRIFDETLPLLAAAGIEVLEDPEKSRKLILPTNQPHVRVVLVRATDVPTYVEYGGADIGVTGKDVLLEHGGAGLYQPLDLQIAKCHMAVAAPTGFDYARAIRQGSRITVATKYTHIARQFFAEKGVHVDLIKLYGSMELAPLTGMADAIVDLVSTGKTLKANDLVEVEHIMDISSQLVVNQAALKLKTAPIRRIIDAFTQATPAAAA
- the murA gene encoding UDP-N-acetylglucosamine 1-carboxyvinyltransferase produces the protein MDKLLIRGGRPLNGEVLISGAKNAALPEMCATLLTDELVMLTNVPRLHDVRTMRKLLDNMGVQTETHGERGGMSFHAADPITPEAPYELVKTMRASVLALGPLLARFGRARVSLPGGCAIGSRPVDQHIKGLQAMGADIVVEHGYMVASLPDGQTRLKGARITTDMVTVTGTENFLMAACLAEGETILENAAQEPEITDLAEMLIKMGAQIEGHGTSRIRIQGVERLHGCTHEVVADRIEAGTFLCAVAATGGEATLQHACAHHLDSVIEKLREAGAEVTAMGGPDCESGPRSHAIHIRSAGAKALKAQSFRTIEYPGFPTDMQAQFMALNCVAGGASRVTETIFENRFMHVNELVRLGAQIHVDGRAAMIDGGAQLSGATVMATDLRASAGLVIAGLVAEGETLVDRIYHLDRGYDQMEEKLRGMGADIERVS
- a CDS encoding ABC transporter permease produces the protein MLLKKEVLRFWRVAFQTIAAPVLTAVLYLMIFGHVLQGRVEVYPGVSYVAFLVPGLVMMSMLQNAFANSASSLVQSKIMGNLVFTLLAPLTAWNWFVAYVGAAIIRGLLVGLGVYVITLFYAPPQAVAPLWIFAFALLGSGLMGVLGLLAGLWADKFDQMAVFQNFIVMPMTFLAGVFYSIHSLPTVWQTLSHLNPFFYMIDGFRYGFFGVSDVSPWLSLAIAGGAFLAVSALTLHLLRTGYKLRN
- the mlaD gene encoding outer membrane lipid asymmetry maintenance protein MlaD — protein: MGRSKNDLWVGLFVLIGLGALVFLALQSANLLSLSFQPTYRVTANFDNIGGLKPKAAVRSAGVVVGRVAGIGFDDQRYQARVSLDLDSRYHFPKDSSLKILTSGLLGEQYIGVEPGADDKNLASGDNVTQTQSAVVLENLISQFLYNSAAGNSPAGGKGASADK
- a CDS encoding BolA family protein, with translation MTADQLKSLIAAGLACDHIDLEGDGRHWFATIVSAEFAGMRPIARHQRVYATLGERMKTDEVHALSMKTFTPAEWSARGAG